Part of the Bacteroidota bacterium genome is shown below.
ACTGCTGCATTGGCCGAAAGTGTAGGAAGTGCGGCATCGGCGGTATTGATGAAATCTAATGAGCATGATATTCGCGGAATTGAACTTGCAATAAATCATATTAAGTCAAAAAAGGAAGGTATCCTTTATGCTACGGCGAAGTTAATGCACAAAGGAAATACTTTACATTTGTGGCAGGTAGAAATAAAGGATGAAGAAGATAAATTGATTTCTCTGGCTAAGATTACCAATATTGTAAGAGAGAAAAGAGA
Proteins encoded:
- a CDS encoding PaaI family thioesterase, producing MDKKQVLGLLNQMSRNTLMETLEMEYIDLGEDFLKAKMPINSRVYQPMGILHGGATAALAESVGSAASAVLMKSNEHDIRGIELAINHIKSKKEGILYATAKLMHKGNTLHLWQVEIKDEEDKLISLAKITNIVREKREDKG